GCTCGACCGGGCCCTGTCCGCGCCGTGGCGCACCGGCCCCTTCGGCGAGCCGGCCCGCGAGGCCTTGTCGGAGCACGCCACGCGGGTCCGGGGATGGACGGCTCGCTATGTCGCCCTGGCCGGCCGGGCCCTGGTCGAGCAGGAGAACTGGGTGCCGACCCACGGCGAGCCGCACCCGGGCAACCATCTGGTCACCGGCACGCGTCGCTACCTGGTGGACTGGGAGTCGCTGAAGCTCGCTCCGCGCGAACGCGACCTCGACGGCCTGGTGGCCTCGGAGGTGGAGTGGCAGACGGCGTACGGCGCCGTGCAGCCCGACCCGCGCATGTTGGAGCTCTTCGACCTCGAATGGCGGCTCGACGAGATCTCGCAGTACGCCACCTGGTTCTCCCGACGCCACCGGGGCACCGAGAGCGACGCGGTGGCGTTCGAGGGGCTCGTCGAGGAGCTCGCGCGTCCGGACCGCAGGCAACCCACGTGAGCACTGACACAGATCCCCCCGGAGGGGCGCGGGTCTAGCCTGAGTGCTGGTCCGGGGACTCCAGCAGGGAGCCTCGAGAGCACAGTCCGGAGGACGCATGAGCGAGACGGCCGCCCCCTACGGCACCGGTCCGAGCACACCGGCCGCACCGGTGCGACGGGTCCGCACCCACCACCTGCGGGAGATGAAGCAGCGCGGCGAGAAGTTCGCGATGCTCACCGCCTACGAGCAGTACGCCGCGCAGACCTTCGACGAGGCCGGCATCCCGGTGCTGCTGGTCGGCGACTCGGCCTCCAACAACGTCTTCGGCAACGAGACCTCGCTGCCGGTCACGGTCGACGAGCTGATCCCACTGGTGCGGGCCGTCACCCGCTCCGCGCACCGGGCGCTGGTGGTCGCGGACCTGCCGTTCGGCTCCTACCAGGCCTCGCCGGAGCAGGCGTTCCACACCGCGGTCCGGTTCATGAAGGAGGCCAACGCCCACGCCGTGAAGCTGGAGGGCGGCACCGAGATGCTGCCGCAGGTGCGCAAGCTCACCGAGTCCGGCATCCCGGTGATGGCCCACATCGGGTTCACCCCGCAGTCCGAGCACACCCTCGGTGGCTACCGGGTGCAGGGCCGCGGCGACGCCGGCACCGCCCTGGTCGACTCCGCCCGGGCCCTGGAGGAGGCCGGCGCCTTCGCGGTGGTGATGGAGATGGTCCCCGGCGACCTCGCCGCGCAGGTGACCAAGCAGCTGACGATTCCCACCATCGGGATCGGAGCCGGACCGGCCTGCGACGGGCAGGTGCTCGTCTGGCAGGACGCGTTCGGCCTGCGCACCGGCCGGATGGCCAGGTTCGTCAAGCAGTACGCCGACCTGCACGGGGTGCTGCGCGACGCCGCCCGCGCGTACGCCGACGACGTGGCGGCCGGCACCTTCCCCGGCCCGGAGCACACC
The DNA window shown above is from Nocardioides mesophilus and carries:
- a CDS encoding phosphotransferase family protein; this encodes MREPPDDLDEADLLHVVRREWDPEVDRLEHLPIGFGAHHWAASVHGRRRLFVTFDRLGGRHSRHSRQSLERAYASACALSAAGLEFVLGPLTSHSGTITVSVPGGALSVGPWITGRSGDETLAAAAELRQTADLLSRLHRSPAPGGIPVWRPLLDASFPDQLDRALSAPWRTGPFGEPAREALSEHATRVRGWTARYVALAGRALVEQENWVPTHGEPHPGNHLVTGTRRYLVDWESLKLAPRERDLDGLVASEVEWQTAYGAVQPDPRMLELFDLEWRLDEISQYATWFSRRHRGTESDAVAFEGLVEELARPDRRQPT
- the panB gene encoding 3-methyl-2-oxobutanoate hydroxymethyltransferase — its product is MSETAAPYGTGPSTPAAPVRRVRTHHLREMKQRGEKFAMLTAYEQYAAQTFDEAGIPVLLVGDSASNNVFGNETSLPVTVDELIPLVRAVTRSAHRALVVADLPFGSYQASPEQAFHTAVRFMKEANAHAVKLEGGTEMLPQVRKLTESGIPVMAHIGFTPQSEHTLGGYRVQGRGDAGTALVDSARALEEAGAFAVVMEMVPGDLAAQVTKQLTIPTIGIGAGPACDGQVLVWQDAFGLRTGRMARFVKQYADLHGVLRDAARAYADDVAAGTFPGPEHTF